AGCCTCCCGCTCCCGGCCAACACGCCCGACGGCGAGCTCCAGCCGGACCCGTTCCCGCGCGCCCACGGCCAGATCCCGCACGACCTCGATTCCGACCTCGGCTGACCCCATGGCAACGACTGACGCCAACGCCCCGAACGCCCACGCCGCCGCGCCCGGATCGAGCGAGGACCTCTTCACGTTCTGGCCGCGCCACAACGCGGCGATCTACCAGGCCCTCGCCGACCGGCACACGCACGTCGAGATCCCGGGCGCCACGAAGCGCGCGCCCTCCAGCGTCCGCCCCGACGAGACCGCCGGCGACGGCACCGAGGCGGTCGGCCTCGACGTCTCGGGCGACGGGGCCAGCGGCGCCGCCGTCCCCATGGTGACCCCGAAGGGCGAGGACCCGCTGGAGAGCCGGATGATCCTCAACCTCGGGCCCCAGCACCCGGCCACGCACGGCGCCCTCCGCTGCGTGATCCAGCTCGACGGCGAGTCGATCGAGAAGTGCCTCGTCGACATCGGGTACCTCCACCGCGGCATCGAGAAGCTCGCCGAGGTGAAGACGTACCAGGAGTTCATGCCCTACACGGACCGCATGGACTACATGTCGCCCTACTCGAACAACGTGGCGTGGTGCCTCGCGGTCGAGAAGCTGGCCGGCATCGAGGCCCCCGAGCGGGCCCAGTGGCTCCGGACGATCGGGTGCGAGCTGGCGCGGATCTCGAGCCACCTCCTCTGGGCGGGGACGATGGTGATGGACGCCGGCGCGCTTTCGGTCTTCCTCTGGACGTTCAAGTACCGCGAGGAGATCTACTCCATCTTCGACGAGATCGCCGGCGCCCGCTTCACCGTCTCGCACTCCCGCATCGGCGGGCTCGCCTTCGACTTCTCGCCGGCGGCGCTCTCCATGATCGCCAGCTTCTGCGACGAGTTCGAGCAGCAGATCGCCGACTGGAAGAAGCTCCTCAACCGGAACCGGATCTGGATCGACCGGAACGAGGGCGTCGGCGTCCTCTCGCGCGAGGAGGTCATCGAGCAGGGCTACACCGGCCCGACCCTCCGCGCCTCGGGCGTCCCCCACGACCTCCGCATCTTCGAGCCGTACCTCGTCTACGACCAGGTCGACTTCGACATCCCGATGCGGACCGAGGGCGACTCGCTCGCCCGCTACTTCGTCCGGATCGAGGAGATGGAGCAGTCGGTCAAGATCATCCGGCAGTGCCTCCAGAAGCTGCCCGCCGGCCCGATCCGCGTCGACAACGCGAAGGCGGCTTACGCCTCCAAGGACGAGGTCTATTACTCGATGGAGGGCATGATCCACGACTTCATGATGACGGACACGGGCGTCGCGCCGCCGAAGGGCGCCGAGGCCTACCACGCCATCGAGAGCCCGAAGGGCGAGCTCGGCTTCCACCTCGTCTCCGACGGGACCGGCAGCCCGTGGCGCGTCAAGATCGTGACCGGCTCCTTCAAGAACCTCCAGGGCCTCGAGACCATGATGGAGGGCGCCCAGGTGGCCGACACCGTCGTCCTCATCGGCTCCATCGACCCCGTCATCGGCGACTCCGACAAGTGAGTTCAGCGTTCGGAGTTCAGAGGTGGACTCCTCGGACTCCGACCCCTGAACCCCGACCCGCAGGACGGCGCAAGCCAACTCCGAACCCAGCATGACCCCCGACACCCCCGGCCCGTTCGTCTCGCCCACGCCGCAGTACGTGCCCGGCGAGGCGCCCGAGCGCACGTTCTCCGACGACGAGCTCGTCTGGACCGACGAGGAGCAGGCCCAGCTCGACACGTTCCGCAAGCAGTACCCGACGGCCGACGCGGCCGTGATGAAGGGGCTCTGGCTCGCGCAGCGCAAGTTCGGCTGGCTCCCGCCCGAGGTCATGCAGCTCGTGGCCGGCTCGCTCGGGATCCCGTACGCGAAGGTCTACGGCGTCGCCACGTTCTACACGCAGTACTTCAAGGAGGACAAGGGCGCCTTCGTCCTCGACGTCTGCACGTGCTTCTCGTGCCAGGTCTGCGGCGGGTACGACATGCTCCACTACCTCGAGGAGAAGCTCGGCGTGCCGAAAGGCGTAACGACCGAGGACGGCCTGTTCACGATCCAGGAGGCCGAGTGCCTCGGGGCCTGCGGCTCCGCGCCGATGCTCCAGGTCACCAACGGCGCCTACGTCCACAACCTGACGAAGGAGAAGATCGACCAGCTCGTCGACGCGCTCCGCGAGGGCAAGGACCTCCCGTTCGAGAGCGTGACGCTCCCGCAGGACGAGGCCGAGCTCGGCGGCAACCGCCGGACCGACGCCGAGGCCGTGACCGCCTACCAGACCCCGCCCGTCTCCGACTCCGTCCACTAGTGGCCGTCTCACGTCTCGCCGACCGACGCATCCGAGAGGAGGCCGCCCGCGCGGCCCTCCGGCTCGACGTGCGCGGTCCGGTCTCCGAGGCGCTGGGCAAGACCGGGATCGTGGTCCCGCCCGCCTCGGCGGAGCCCTCGACCGAGGCGGCCCCAGCCAGCACGCCGCTGCCCGAGGCCCCGGCGCTCCGAGGCGTCCGCCCGGCCGAGCGCGTCGTGAAGCCGTTCGAGAAGGCCGCGTGGCCGACGCGCCGCGCGCGACGCGCCGGCGCCGACCCGTTGTCGGGCCTCACGGCTGACGAGCGCCGCGTCCACCGCATCCTCCTGAGCCAGCTCGACCTCGCGAACGCGCAGAGCCAGAGCGGCATCGGCAGCCTGACGTACGTCGAGACGAAACGCTTGGAGAGCCTCGACCTCGCGTTCATCAACGCCGAGCTGGCGAAGATGACCGAGCGTCGGGTCCAGACCGCCGAGGTCGGCCGGGTCGGGCTGCTCACCGCGGTGGTCCTCGCCCCGCTCGCGCTGGGCGTCGCGCTCGTCGCCGGGGCCGGCATCGAGGCGGTCCTGATCGCGCTGGCCGTCCTCATGGCGGTGAGCAGCGCGCTCCTCGCGCAGTCCGCGGCGGCCGGCCCCTCGACCCCGCGGCGCCAGATCTACGAGGCCCTCCGCGAGCTCGCCCTCCTCCTCGACGGGGACGCCACCTCCGAGGCCGTCCTCCAGGCCGACCTCCTCATCGACCAGCTGGCGGACGCCGACACGTCCGTCCACACCCCGACCGCGCGCCGCCGCGTCCGCAGCTAACCCCACCTCACCATGGCCGACGCCGACACCCTCCTCACGGGCCAGTCCAAGGCCGGCGACTGGCGCTCCTACGAGCGCGTCATCCTGCCGCCGATCAAGGACCTCCACCAGATCGACGTCTACGAGCAGAACGGCGGCTACCAGGCCCTCCGCGACGTGGTCAAGGACGGCAAGTACGACCCGACCGGGCTGACCAACGAGGTCAAGGCCTCCGGCCTCCGCGGGCGCGGCGGGGCCGGATTCGGGACCGGCCTGAAGTGGAGCTTCATGCCGCCCGTCGACCCCGAGAAGCCGCGGTACCTCTGCTGCAACGGCGACGAGTCCGAGCCGGGCACGTTCAAGGACCGCCAGATCTTCGAGTACAACCCGCACCTCATGATCGAGGGGATCGTGCTCGCGTGCTACGCGATGACGATCAAGACGTGCTACCTCTACATCAGGGGCGAGTACATCGAGTACGTCGACCACGTCCAGAAGGCCGTCGACGAGGCGTACGCGAAGGGCTACATCGGCCAGAACATCCTGGGCACCGACTTCTCGACGGACCTCGTGGTCCACTACGGCGCCGGCGCCTACATCTGCGGCGAGGAGTCGTCGCTGATGAACTCGCTGGAGGGCAAGCGGGCGTATCCGCGCATTAAGCCGCCGTTCCCCGCCCAGAAGGGCCTCTGGGGGATGCCGACGACGATCAACAACGTCGAGACGCTCGCCGACGTCCCGCTCATCGTCAACCGCGGGGCCGAGTGGTTCGCGGGGATCGGGCCGGAGAAGCACCCCGGGCCGGTCCTCTACGGGATCTCGGGCCACGTCAACAAGCCGGGCGTCTACGAGTACCCGACGGGCATGCTCATCACCGACCTCCTGGAGGCGGCGGGCGGCGCGCGCGGCGGGAAGAAGATCAAGGCCGTCGTCCCCGGCGGCTCGTCGACGCCGCCGCTCACGTGGGAGATGGCCGAGCCGGCCACGATGGACGCCGAGACGCTCCGTGAGGCGGGCTCCTCGATGGGCACGGCGGGCCTGTGTTTCCTGGATGAGGACACCGACATGGTGAGCTTCACGCGCCGGATCGCCCACTTCTACCACCACGAGTCCTGCGGCCAGTGCACGCCGTGCCGCGACGGGACGGGCTGGATGGAGAAGCTGCTCCACCGGATCGACGAGGGGAACGGCTACACGCGCGACCTCGACCTCCTGCTCGACCTCTGCGACCAGATGGAGGGCCGGACCGTCTGCGCCCTCGCCGACGCCGCCGCGTGGCCCGTCCGCTGGGGCATCCGCCGCTTCCGCGACGAGTTCGAGGCCAAGTGCAAGCCGACCTCCTTCGCCGGCGCCGACGTCTCGGGCGACGGCGCGACCGAGGAGACCGGCGAGCTCACCCCCACCGGCGTCCCGACCACCTAGCCCGCTGCGCCGACCGCCGGCGCCCCGTCCCCATGACGCGCTCCCTCCTCCTGATCGCCCTCCTCGGCCTCGGCGCCTGCGCCGACCCGGCGGAGGCGCCCGCCGACGACGCCACCGAGGCGGGCGTGGCCGAGCCCTCGGACGTCGCCTTTGGCGAGACCGTGCCCGACGGCGCGGCCCTGTCGCCGGACGAGCTCATCGCCAACCCCGACGCGTACGCCGGCAAGACGGTCGTCGTCGAGGGCGTGGCCCGCGAGGTCTGTCAGATGGCCGGCTGCTGGCTCACGTTCTCGAACGACGCCGGCCAGACCGTCCGCGTCAACGTGCCGCGCGACGAGACCGAGAGCTACGTGTTCACCTTCCCGAAGGACGTCTCCGGGCAGACCGTCCGCGTGGCCGGCACGCTCGAGGTCGAGACGACCTCCGTCGAGGACCAGCGGCACTACGCCGAGGATGGCGGGGCGTCGGAGGACGAGGTCGCCGCGATCACCGAGCCCAAGCAGACGCTCGTCCTAACGGCCCTCGGCGCCGAGCTGGCCGAGGCCGCCGACCGCGCGCCCGGCACCGCGCCCGCCTAAGTCCGCCCCACCGCACGCACTCCGCACGACGCACTCCGCATCCATGCCGCAGGTCATCATCGACGGGAAGGCTCACGAGTTCGAGCCGGGGCAGAAGCTGCTCCAGCTCTGCCTCGACGAGGGCACCGAGATCCCCCACTTCTGCTACCACCCGTCGCTCTCGGTCCCGGCCAACTGCCGCCAGTGCCTCGTGAAGGCCGGCACGCCGATGATGGACCGGGAGACGAAGGAGCCGGTCCTCGACGACGACGGCAACCCCAAGATCAACTACTTCCCGAAGCTGATGCCGAGCTGCGCGCTCGACGTCACCGAGGGGATGGTGGTCCACACCCAGAACGACTCCGAGGAGGTCGCCGCCGCCCAGGCCGACAACCTCGAGATCATGCTGGCGAACCACCCGCTGGACTGCCCGATCTGCGACCAGGCCGGCCAGTGCCCGCTCCAGATCCAGGCCTACAAGTACGGCCCGGAGGGGAGCCGCTTCGAGTTCGAGAAGGTCCACAAGCCGAAGCGCGTCCAGCTCGGGCCCAACGTGGTCCTCGACGCCGAGCGGTGCATCAACTGCACGCGGTGCACGCGCTTCACGGCCGAGATCACCGAGACGCACCAGCTCACGATCATCAACCGGGGCGACAAGAACCACCCGATGACGGCGCCGGGCCAGGTGTTCGACGACGCCTACTCGATGTGCACGGCCGACATCTGCCCCGTCGGCGCGCTGACGGAGGACTACTTCCGGTTCCAGGCGCGCGTCTGGGAGATGGCCCACACCCCGACCGTCTCCGACTTCGGCGGCAAGGGGATCAACGTCGACGTGTGGACCAAGAACAACCAGGTCCTCCGGATCACGCCGCGCGAGAACCTCGACGTCAACGAGTACTGGATGCCCGACGCGGCCCGGCTCGTGTTCAAGACGTACAACGAGGACCGCGCCTCGGGTCCGCAGATCCACGGCCGCCCGACGACGTGGGAGGCCGCGGCGCGGGAGGCCGGCCAGCTCCTCAAGGACGCCGGCTCGAACGTGCTCTTCCTCGGCTCGGCGTACGCGACGGTCGAGGACAACTACCTCCTCCAGCGGCTCGCCGAGGCCGTCGGGGCCGAGGCCCCGCGCTTTATCGACCGCCGCGGCGAGTGGGACGGCGACGACTGGCTCCACTCCTCCGACCCGGCCCCGAACACGGCCGGCTGCGAGCGCCTCGGCCTGCAGCCCGTCGACCCCGCCCTCCTCGCGGGCGCCGTCGCCAGCGCGTCGCTCGTGTACGTGCTCCAGGACGACCCGGTCGCGGCCGGCGTCCTCTCGGCGGCCGACCTCGGCGACACGCCGGTCGTTCTGCATTCGACCCATACGACCAACCAGACCTCGGCGACGGTCACGCTCCCGATCACGATGTCGGTCGAGACGCTCGGCACCTACGTCAACGAGGACGGGCGCGCGCAGCTGCTCCGGCCGGCCAAGATGGTCAAGGCCATGAACCGCTCGCTCCTGATGGCGCTCGGGACCGGCCAGAGCCGGAACGACCGCGTCGGGACGCCCTTCGACCGCTGGCACGACGAGGCCAACCAGGTCGACTGCCTCCCCGGCTGGGCCACGATCCCGCAGGTGGCCAAGGAGGTCGGGTTCGACCTCTCGTACAAGTCGCCTGCGAAGATCATGGACGAGGTCGCCGCGCGGCCGGAGTTCTCGGGCGCCACGCACGGCGCGATGTCGATGCTCGGCGTCCCGCTCGAGACGGCCGACGCGCCGGCCGAGCTCGACGCCTAGCCCCCTCCGCCTCGTCCGCCCGCGGACTCCCCGAGGCGGGGCCCCCCGTTCTTTCTCCCCCGCTGGCGACCGACGCCAGTGGGTCCCTCACCCCTTGCCATCCCGAGCGGGCGCGAAGATCCTTCGTCCTTCCGCTCCCCGGGGTGACACGACCCGGGGAACGCGCGTAGCCTTCCTACGCTCCACGCCCCACGCTCTCCGTTCGAATGGACGCCGCCGCCGCCATCTGGGAAGTGCTCGATCTGCCGATCGTCATCTTCCTGATGCTCAACTTCTTCCTCATCGTCGCCTCGACGCTCGTCTACGCCGAGCGGAAGGTGTCGGCGTTCATCCAGGAGCGGTCCGGACCGAACCGCGTCGGGCCCGGCGGCTTCTTCCAGTCGTTCGCCGACGTGTTCAAGCTGATGTTCAAGGAGAACATCGTGCCGGCGCAGGGGAACGAGTTTATCCACAGCCTGGCCCCGGTCCTGATGGTGGTCATCGCCATGAGCACGGGCGCGCTGATCCCTTGGGCGCGGACGCCCAGCGGCGACCCGCTCGCGATCGCCGACATCAGCGTGAGCCTGCTCGTCGTGCTCGCCATGACGTCGATCTCGGTCTACGGCGTGACGCTGGCCGGGTGGAGCTCGAACTCGAAGTACTCGCTCCTCGGCGGGCTCCGGTCGAGCGCCCAGATGATCTCGTACGAGCTGGCGATGGGCGCGGCGGCCCTCTCAGTCGTGCTCTACTCGGGCAGCCTCAGCCTGTTCGACATCGTCGAGAGCCAGAACCACCTCGGGAGCTTCTTCGGCTGGAACATCTTCCGCAACCCGGTCGGGTTCATCATCTTCAGCGTCTGCGCGCTCGCCGAGACGAACCGGGCACCGTTCGACCTCCCGGAGGCCGAGCAGGAGCTCGTGGGCGGCTACCACACGGAGTAC
This sequence is a window from Rubrivirga marina. Protein-coding genes within it:
- the nuoD gene encoding NADH dehydrogenase (quinone) subunit D, which codes for MATTDANAPNAHAAAPGSSEDLFTFWPRHNAAIYQALADRHTHVEIPGATKRAPSSVRPDETAGDGTEAVGLDVSGDGASGAAVPMVTPKGEDPLESRMILNLGPQHPATHGALRCVIQLDGESIEKCLVDIGYLHRGIEKLAEVKTYQEFMPYTDRMDYMSPYSNNVAWCLAVEKLAGIEAPERAQWLRTIGCELARISSHLLWAGTMVMDAGALSVFLWTFKYREEIYSIFDEIAGARFTVSHSRIGGLAFDFSPAALSMIASFCDEFEQQIADWKKLLNRNRIWIDRNEGVGVLSREEVIEQGYTGPTLRASGVPHDLRIFEPYLVYDQVDFDIPMRTEGDSLARYFVRIEEMEQSVKIIRQCLQKLPAGPIRVDNAKAAYASKDEVYYSMEGMIHDFMMTDTGVAPPKGAEAYHAIESPKGELGFHLVSDGTGSPWRVKIVTGSFKNLQGLETMMEGAQVADTVVLIGSIDPVIGDSDK
- the nuoE gene encoding complex I 24 kDa subunit family protein; protein product: MTPDTPGPFVSPTPQYVPGEAPERTFSDDELVWTDEEQAQLDTFRKQYPTADAAVMKGLWLAQRKFGWLPPEVMQLVAGSLGIPYAKVYGVATFYTQYFKEDKGAFVLDVCTCFSCQVCGGYDMLHYLEEKLGVPKGVTTEDGLFTIQEAECLGACGSAPMLQVTNGAYVHNLTKEKIDQLVDALREGKDLPFESVTLPQDEAELGGNRRTDAEAVTAYQTPPVSDSVH
- the nuoF gene encoding NADH-quinone oxidoreductase subunit NuoF, whose translation is MADADTLLTGQSKAGDWRSYERVILPPIKDLHQIDVYEQNGGYQALRDVVKDGKYDPTGLTNEVKASGLRGRGGAGFGTGLKWSFMPPVDPEKPRYLCCNGDESEPGTFKDRQIFEYNPHLMIEGIVLACYAMTIKTCYLYIRGEYIEYVDHVQKAVDEAYAKGYIGQNILGTDFSTDLVVHYGAGAYICGEESSLMNSLEGKRAYPRIKPPFPAQKGLWGMPTTINNVETLADVPLIVNRGAEWFAGIGPEKHPGPVLYGISGHVNKPGVYEYPTGMLITDLLEAAGGARGGKKIKAVVPGGSSTPPLTWEMAEPATMDAETLREAGSSMGTAGLCFLDEDTDMVSFTRRIAHFYHHESCGQCTPCRDGTGWMEKLLHRIDEGNGYTRDLDLLLDLCDQMEGRTVCALADAAAWPVRWGIRRFRDEFEAKCKPTSFAGADVSGDGATEETGELTPTGVPTT
- a CDS encoding DUF4920 domain-containing protein; protein product: MTRSLLLIALLGLGACADPAEAPADDATEAGVAEPSDVAFGETVPDGAALSPDELIANPDAYAGKTVVVEGVAREVCQMAGCWLTFSNDAGQTVRVNVPRDETESYVFTFPKDVSGQTVRVAGTLEVETTSVEDQRHYAEDGGASEDEVAAITEPKQTLVLTALGAELAEAADRAPGTAPA
- a CDS encoding 2Fe-2S iron-sulfur cluster-binding protein, coding for MPQVIIDGKAHEFEPGQKLLQLCLDEGTEIPHFCYHPSLSVPANCRQCLVKAGTPMMDRETKEPVLDDDGNPKINYFPKLMPSCALDVTEGMVVHTQNDSEEVAAAQADNLEIMLANHPLDCPICDQAGQCPLQIQAYKYGPEGSRFEFEKVHKPKRVQLGPNVVLDAERCINCTRCTRFTAEITETHQLTIINRGDKNHPMTAPGQVFDDAYSMCTADICPVGALTEDYFRFQARVWEMAHTPTVSDFGGKGINVDVWTKNNQVLRITPRENLDVNEYWMPDAARLVFKTYNEDRASGPQIHGRPTTWEAAAREAGQLLKDAGSNVLFLGSAYATVEDNYLLQRLAEAVGAEAPRFIDRRGEWDGDDWLHSSDPAPNTAGCERLGLQPVDPALLAGAVASASLVYVLQDDPVAAGVLSAADLGDTPVVLHSTHTTNQTSATVTLPITMSVETLGTYVNEDGRAQLLRPAKMVKAMNRSLLMALGTGQSRNDRVGTPFDRWHDEANQVDCLPGWATIPQVAKEVGFDLSYKSPAKIMDEVAARPEFSGATHGAMSMLGVPLETADAPAELDA
- the nuoH gene encoding NADH-quinone oxidoreductase subunit NuoH, giving the protein MDAAAAIWEVLDLPIVIFLMLNFFLIVASTLVYAERKVSAFIQERSGPNRVGPGGFFQSFADVFKLMFKENIVPAQGNEFIHSLAPVLMVVIAMSTGALIPWARTPSGDPLAIADISVSLLVVLAMTSISVYGVTLAGWSSNSKYSLLGGLRSSAQMISYELAMGAAALSVVLYSGSLSLFDIVESQNHLGSFFGWNIFRNPVGFIIFSVCALAETNRAPFDLPEAEQELVGGYHTEYSGMKFGMFFLAEYVNLWMASLLIATLFMGGYLIPGEVFLIEWLGLGGAFLTVLQVAVFLAKVSFFAFCFIWIRWTLPRFKYNQLMNLGWKYMLPISIANILVIALLVAGYQLLVG